CAGGCAAGAAGATTTTGATGATTTGCGGCGATTACTGCGAGGACTATGAAACCATGGTCCCGTTCCAGGCCCTGCTGGCCGTGGGCCATACCGTGCACGCGGTCTGCCCAGACAAAAAGGCCGGCGACCAGATCAAGACCGCCATCCACGACTTTGAAGGCGCACAGACCTATAGCGAAAAGCCCGGCCACAACTTCACGCTCAACGCCACATTTGCCGATGTGAAGCCCGAGCAGTACGACGCCCTGGTCATCCCCGGCGGCCGCGGCCCCGAGTATCTGCGCGGCTATGAAAGCGTGCGCGCCGCCGTACGTCACTTCTTCGACACCAACAAGCCCGTGGCCGCCGTCTGCCACGGCGCGCAGTTGCTCGCCGGGGCCGGCGTGCTCAAGGGCCGCACCTGCTCGGCCTATCCTGCCTGCCGCGCCGAGGTGGAACTGGCCGGAGGCAGCTATGCCGACATTCCCGTCGACCAGGCCCATACCGAAGGCAATCTGGTCAGTGCCCCGGCCTGGCCTGCCCATCCGGCCTGGATTGCCCAGTTTCTCGCGCTGCTGGGCACGAAGATTTCACACTGAAATCGGCTTCCAGCGCTTTCCCATCAATCGCAGCAAGCTATCAATTCAAGAGTTCTCCTCTTGACGCCGCAGTCACCGGGCCACACCATGGCCCGGTTTTGTTTTGGAGAGTCGCGCCATGTGCCAGGTCTTTATCAGCGCCGATCCCCAGCTCTGGGCCCACCGGGCCCGCTCCATCCGGCTGCATGGAGTCGCCACCAGCATCCGGCTGGAAAACCTGTTCTGGCAGGTACTCGAAGAGATTGCTGCGCGGGACGGCTATACCGTGCCCCAGCTTTGCACCAAGCTCTACGACGAGCTGCTGGCCGAGCGCAAAGCGGTGGACAACTTCAGCTCTTTTCTGCGCGTCTGCTGCACCCGCTACCTGGCGCTGCAGCTGTCGGGCGATATTCCGCAGGACATGGGCATACCGATTCGCTCGCTGGGCAATGCCGCGTCACCCCAGTCCGCCAGCCCGCAACTGACACACTGAGGCTCAGCGCAGATACACGGCCTCGAACCTCAGCAGCACACGCCCCTCGGCATCGCTGAGCACCAGTTTCTGCCCCTGCACGGCATAGCTGCTGACCTGAGCCAGCGTGGCCAGCAGCTGCTGCTCCCGGCGCATGCCCTGCACACAGGCCATGCGGGTGCCGCCCACGGCTGAAAAACGCAGCCAGCGCCCGTCCAGGCTGTAGCTGCCGCGCAGGCGATTGCAGCCGCCCGCGCCATGAAAGCGACCGCTGCCGGTCTCCAGCACCAGATGCGGCTCGGGCTGGTTGTCATAGGCGCTGACATGCGGGCCATCACCCAGCTGCACCAGCTTCCAGTAGGTATTGAGCAGCGGTGCCGGCACCGCGGCCATGGCTTCGCCCTCGGACGCCGCGCTCCCTGCATCTGCAGCGGCGCCAGCCAGGACGCCCAAGAGCAAGAGCACCCCCAGTGCGGTGCCAAGCAAGGCGCGCAGGTTCGAGAAAGCAGTGATCACAAACACCTCTCTGGCCATAGACACAGACAGACAAAGCGCTGGCAGCTCATATTTCAGGAGTATCAGACCTGCCCGCGGACAAAGCTGCAAGCCGCCGCATTGGTACAGCGCCAGATGGCCTGCCCCGCCAACGGCCCGCGCTGCATCAGCAACTTGCGCAGCGGCCATTCGCATTGCGGGCAGACCGGCACATCATCGATCCGCCCGGGCAGCAGCGGCTCTACAGCCTCTGCTGCAGTGTCAGGCACCGCAGCCGAAGCCGCAACCGCTGACTGGGCGAGCGGCACCTGAATGACAGGCTCCAGCAGAATATCCACGGTCTCGGGCGCGGGCGGCTTGACCAGCTGGGCCGCAGCTTCCACCACCGGCTCCAGTCTGGGCTTGCGTGCCTTGCTGGCCGCCTGCAGCTGGCGCACATGCGCCACATGCCGCCTGTCGGTGGCACGGCCTGGCTGCAGCCGCAGTGTTTCGAGCTTATCCAGCTGCGCCTGCATTTGCTCGGGGCTCCACACGGGCTGGGTAAAGCTCTGGATATGGCCGACAAAGCCGAGGCCGCGCGTGACATGAGCCGGCATCTCGGTCTTGAACTCGCAGTCGCCCACAAAGGCGATCACCGAGTGCAGATGCTCGGGCGCAATGTCCAGCAGCGACTGCAAGGTCTTGACGTGCTTGTAGTTCTGGCGCAGCGGGTTCTGGAAGCGGCTGCGCTTTCTGAAAATCTGCTGCGTCCATTCGCGCTGCTTTTCGGTGCCAAAAATCCAGCCCTGGTAGTTCTTGGTTTCCAGCACGAACAGGCCGTAGGGCGAAAAGATCAGATGGTCGATCTGCGTGCTGCCACCATCCGCCGTGGGCAGGGTGACGTTGTGCATGTCCACATAGATCAGCGGATTGAGTTGCCGGCGGATCGCTGCCTGCACGGCCCGCTCGCCGCGCCAGCCCTTGAAGCGTGGCGAGCGCAGCACGGCCGCCAGCACCGCGAACGCCAGCCCCAGTCCCAGATAAACAAAGAGGCCCTGAAAGGCCACTGAAAAGATCTGATCCATCGCGAGTCTCATTCAACGCAAGCAGCAAAAACTGGCGTGCCCCAAGGCAAGGGACAGCGAGCAATGCCTGGGCGGCCCCCGCCACCGCGCAGCGAAGCTGTCGTCCCCCTCCCATAGCGCGAAGCGCGTTGAGAGAGGGGCACCCGGCCAGGGGGGAAGGCGCGGGGCCGCCCAGGCAAGGCGCCTCAGGGGGAGCCTTCAATTCAACGCCATGCTCAGCCTGCGGCGATAGCTGTTGACCAGCGCCGTGGCCTCGTCCTGCTCGGCACTGTTCTTGCCCAGCAGCTCGATGCCGCCGCTGGTCTTGCCGGGCACGGCGTCCTGCTTCTTGGGCTTGGGCGGGGTCAGCAGCTCCAGCACGCCGACGATGAGCTTGCGCGCCGCCTGATCGTTCCAGGTCTTGTCGCGCATGATGATTTCCAGCATTTCGTCCATGGCATCGGTCCACTGGCTGTGGGCCAGCAGGGCACGGGCGCGGCCAAAGCGGGCGTCGAAGTCGCGCTTGTTGGCCGCGATGGCGGCGTCGTACTTGGCCACGTCGGCATTGTCGCCCTGCACGGCGAATTCCAGCGCCTTGAGCCACTGGTTCAGCGCTTCGAAGCGCAGCGGCTGGGGAATGCGCTTGACGGGCTCGGCCAGCAGGGCTGCGGCTTCCTCGAAGCTGCCGGTAGCGATCAGCAGGCGCACATAGTCAAAGCGCGCATCGTCATTGGCCGGGTCGGCCGCCAGCGCGTCGGCCAGCTTCTGCAACGCCGCCTGGGTGTCGCCGGACTCCAGCAGGGCCTGGGCCTCGTCGGCGTCAGCCTCGGCCGCCAGCTCGCCCTCGGAGGGCAGATGCTTGTCCAGAAACTCGCGCAGCTTGCCTTCGGGCTGGGCGCCCATGAAGCCGTCCACGGGCTTGCCGCCGATCATCAGCACGCAGGTCGGGATGGAGCGAATGCCGAACATGCTGGCCAGCTGCTGCTCCTGATCGGAGTCGATCTTGACCAGCTTGAAGCGGCCCTCATAGGCGACTTCCAGCTTTTCCAGCACCGGACCCAGCGTCTTGCAGGGGCCGCACCAAGGCGCCCAGAAGTCCACCAGCACGGGCACGGCCATGGAGGCAGCTACGACTTCGGCTTCAAAATTCTCGAGGGTGACGTCAATCATGTGATTCCCAATGCTGCTTGTGCGCTGCCACCCGGGCAGCGGCGCTGAAAAGTCTGCGAGCCGGCCACTCCAGCAGAGTGCCCACCGCGCGATGCTGCGATTCTCCACGCAAATGCGCGAGCGCAAGCCATAGACCAGGTCGAACCGGGTCTTTGCTACTCAGATGGGAGCAGCTTGCGCATGTTTCAAGGTCGATTCGAGGTGTTTTATGCCGAAAACCAATGGACTGCATGCGCAAGCAGCTACGGTTTCAAGAGTAAGCGCCCCGCAGCCGCGCTCGCCCCTGGGCTATATTGCTTGCGAACCAAGGAGCGCAGACTTGATTGAAGTTTCACAACTGGTGTTTGAATATCCGGGCCACCGCGCCCTCGACGGCGTGAGCCTGTCCATCGCCGCGGGCAGCGTGACGGCACTCGTCGGCCCCAACGGCGCCGGCAAGTCCACGCTGATGCGCTGCATTGCCGGCCTCGAGCAGCCGCTGTCGGGCCAGGTTCGCGTCAAGGGCCTGTCGGTCGAGGAGCAGCCGCGCGAGGTGCACCGCCACCTGGGCTATCTCTCGGATTTCTACGGCCTGTACGACCGGCTCAGCGTGATGCGCTGCCTGCAGTACTCGGCCCTGTCCATGGGCGTGGCGCCCGACGGAGTGGAGGCCCGCGTGCAGCAGGTGGCCCAGCAACTGGGCCTGACGCAGCTGCTGCACCGCCACCCGACCGAACTCTCGCGCGGCCAGCGCCAGCGCGTGGCGATCGGCCAGGCCATCGTCCATCAGCCCAGCGTGCTGCTGCTTGACGAGCCGGCCAGCGGCCTCGATCCCGATGCGCGCAGCAGCCTCTCGACGCTGTTTCGCCAGTTGCAGGCCCAGGGCATGACGCTGATCGTCTCCAGCCACATCCTCAGCGAGCTGGACGAGTACTGCACTCACATCCTGAGCATTCGCGACGGCCGCATCGAAAGCCACGAGGCGCTGCAGAGCGCCCATGGCGAGGGCCTGCCCGCCGTCGCCGGCCAGCAGCCCCAGCTCTATGCGCTGGAAGTGGCCATGGAGCCAGGCGAAGGCCTGGAGACGCGCCTGCGTCAGGCCTTGCTGAGCACCTCGGTGCAGGACTTCGATGCCACGGGCCGCCGCCCGATCCAGCTGTGGCTGCCTGCTGCCGCCGGCGCACGCGCCCAATGGCTGGCCCAGCTGGTGCAGGCCGGCATTCCGGTCGCCGCGCTGTACCCGGTGCGCGAGCGGCTGCAGGACCGCTATGCGCGCACGGCCCAGTCCCGCGATACCGAAAGTCAGGAGCAAGCATGAGCCAACGCAATCCCGAATTCCAGCGCCAGCTCTGGCTGAACTGGCGCCCCTCGCTGCTGGCCTGGAGCCTGGGCCTGAGCCTGCTCATCCTGGCCCTGCCCTTCGCCCTGTCCTCTGCCAAGGGTCTGCCCGGCACGCTGAGCATGACCGCCATCGCCGGCCTGTACCTGGCCGCCATCATCTACGGCAGCGTGCTGGCCGGACGCAGTCTGGCCGAGGAAGCCAGCCAGAACACCTGGGACTGGCAACGCCTGTCCGTGCTCACGCCCTGGCAGATGGCCTGGGGCAAGCTGCTGGGCGCCACCTTGCCAGCCTGGCTGTATGTGCTGTGGTTTGCGCTGGCCGTGGTGGGCGTGACCCACTTCTGGGCACTGGAGCCCCTGAAGCTGCAGCACACGATTGGCCTGGCCGTGCTCTGGGGCCTGGGCCTGCAGACCTGGGCCATGAACTCCGTGCTCATGAGCTGGGGACTGAGGGACAGGCCCATCAATCGCCGGCGCGCGGCCCTGCTGCCCCTGCTGCTGCTGTTCTTCGCCCCCGGCCCCTTTATCGACCATGTCTACAAAGGCATGGTGGACAGCGATGCCGCGCCGGTGTTCTGGTGGGGCCTGGACGTGGGCGGCCTGGGCCTGGCCTATCTGGCCGGTGCGCTGATACTGGGCCTGGGCCTGCTGGCCCTGTGGCGCCAGCTCTGCACCCGGCTCGATGTACACACCCTGCCCTGGGCCTGGCCGCTGGGCCTGGCACTGACGGGATTTTTCGCGGCCGGCACGCTCAACCAGGGCATTGCCGCATTTTTCAGCAGCACCGCCTGGATCGCGCTGATCGGCACCGCCTATGTCGCCCTGCAGCACATGGACCAGCATCTGCGTGCCTGGCGCCAGGTGCAATGGTCGGTCAGCCGCCAGCGCTGGCGTGAGGCACTGGAGGCGCTGCCGCTGTGGCCGGTCAGCCTGCTGCTGGGCTTTGTCATGGCCTTGCTGCTGCTGTTCGCCCCCCAAAGCCTGGAGGCCGCCATCAGCGGCGAACTCAACAGCTTCACTCTCTATCTGTGCCTGCATCTGCTGCGCGACTGCCTGCTGCTGACTGGCTTCGCCCTGCTGACAGGCAAGCTCAAGTCCCCGCTGGCCTCGTTTGTCGTCGCCTGGCTGATCCTCAACATCGCCGCGCCGCTGCTGGCCTATGGCGCTGGCGGCCATAGGGGCGCCATGCTGGTCCAGCCGGTCGTGGCCATGTGGATGGCTCCTTCGGATGCAGCAACGCAGGCCGGCTCCTGGCTGAGCTATCTGCCCTGGGCCTCTCTGAGCCTGCAGACCCTGGCTGCGCTGGCCTGGGTCGTCCATGTCTTCAGGGACCGCGTGCTGGGCTTTGCACGCGACAACGCGGCCGCCCGCATCCGGGGGTCATAGATGCTTTGACCGGGTGGCTTTGCCCCACAGCTGCCCGGCAATGCAGCGAAAACGTAAAATCAGGGGTTCCACTAGGCCGGGCGGCAGCGCCCTGAAGAACATGAACCCCATCCAAGTTGGCGTAGTCATGGGTTCCAGCAGCGACTGGGACACCATGCAACACGCAGTTGCCATCCTCCAGCAATTCGGTATCGCTTTTGAAGCCCAGGTCGTATCGGCCCACCGCATGCCGGACGACATGTTCCGCTTTGCCGAAGCCGCAGCCGACCGTGGCCTCAAGGCCATCATCGCCGGTGCCGGCGGTGCTGCCCACCTGCCCGGCATGATTGCCGCCAAGACCACCGTGCCAGTGCTCGGCGTGCCCGTTGCCAGCCGCCACCTGCAAGGCGTGGACTCGCTGCACTCCATCGTGCAGATGCCCAAGGGCGTGCCCGTGGCCACCTTTGCCATCGGCAATGCCGGTGCGGCCAATGCGGCCCTGTTTGCCGTGGCCCTGCTGGCCAATGAAGATGCCGAGCTGCGCAAAAAGCTCGAAGCCTTCCGCGCCGAGCAGACCGAAGCGGCCCGCAACATGACCCTGCCGGTGAACGCATGAGCGCCCGCGACACGCAAGTGATACTGCCGGGTGCGACCCTCGGCGTGCTGGGCGGCGGTCAGCTGGGCCGCATGTTTGCCCATGCCGCTCAGGCCATGGGCTATTTCACCGCCGTGCTGGACAAGGACGAGACCAGCCCCGCCGGTCTGGTAAGCCACCAGCATGTGCGCACCGGCTACGAAGACGCCAAGGGCCTGGCCGAGCTGGCCGGACTCTGCGCGGCAGTCACCACCGAATTCGAAAACGTGCCCGCAGGCTCGCTGAACAAGCTGGCCGAGAGCCTGCCCGTATCGCCCGCCGGCTCGGCCGTGGCGATCGCCCAGGACCGCGCTGCCGAAAAAGCCCACTTCGTGAAGTGCGGCGTCCCCTGCGCCCCCTATGCCGTGATCGAGACGAACGAGCAGCTGGCGGCCGTCAACGACGCACTGCTGCCCGGCATCCTCAAGACCGCGCGTATGGGCTATGACGGCAAGGGTCAGATCCGCGTCAAGACCCGCGACGAGCTGATCCAGGCCTGGGACGAGCTCAAGCAGGTAGCCTGCGTGCTCGAAAAAATGCTGCCGCTGGCGCACGAATGCTCGGTCATCGTGGCCCGCGGCCGCAATGGCGACATCGTCAACCTGCCCGTGCAGCGCAATCTGCACCGCGACGGCATTCTGGCCGTGACCGAGGTCTACGAAGGCAACGTGCCCGCAGCACAGGCAGAGCAAGCGGTAGCCGCTGCGAAATCCGTAGCTATCGGCCTCGACTACGTCGGCGTGCTCTGCGTGGAATTCTTTGTGCTGGACAACGGCCAGCTAGTGGTCAACGAGATCGCCCCGCGCCCGCACAACAGCGGCCACTACAGCCAGAACGCGATGGATGTGTCGCAGTTCGAGCTGCAAGTGCGCTGCATGACCAATCTGCCCCTGGTACAGCCGCGCCAGCACAGCGCCACCATCATGCTCAACCTGCTGGGCGACCTGTGGTTCAAGGACGGCGAAACCGCCAAGGCTCCTGCCTGGGATCAGATCCTGGCCCTGCCAGGCGCCCACCTACATCTGTATGGCAAGGTCGATGCCAAGCCGGCCCGCAAGATGGGCCACTTGAACATCACCGCGGCCAGTCCCGAAAAAGCGCGTGAAACCGCTTTGAAGGCGGCCGAGATCCTCGGCATTGAAGCGTTCTGATAACACCCCCTGAGCGGCTTTGCCTAGGCGGCCCCGCCGCTTCCCCCTAGCCGGGCGCCCCTCTCTCGCTACGCGGGAGGGGGACGACGCCCTCGCTGCGGGGCGGCCCTTGCTCGGCGTCCTTCGCTGCTGCTCTGCAAGCGCAAAAACACCGCACATACAGCGGCGCAGTGCATGAAAGAGGAATTGAAATGATCTTGGATGGAACGCTGAAAGCCTCGGTGCAAGCCGCTGCGCTCGCCCTGCAGCAAGGCCGGCTGCTGGGCCTGCCCACCGAGACGGTCTACGGTCTGGCCGCAGACAGCGACAACGACGCCGCCGTGGCGCAGATCTTTGCCGCCAAGGGGCGCCCGGCCAACCATCCGCTGATCGTGCATGTGGCCGATGCGGCCGCCATCACCCGCTATGCCAAGGAAGTCCCGGTCTTTGCCCAGCAACTGATCGACGCATTCTGGCCCGGCCCGCTGACCCTGATCCTGCCGCGCCTGCCGCATGCTGCCAAGGCATCGACAGGGGGCCAGGACAGCGTGGGCCTGCGCTGCCCGTCCCACCCCGTGGCCCATGCGGTGCTGCAGGCCTGCCAGCAGCTCGATCCGCCGGTCTGGGGCGTCTCGGCCCCCAGCGCCAACAAGTTCGGCCGCGTCAGTCCCACCACGGCCGAGCATGTGGCCACCGAGTTTGGCGAAGAACTGCTGGTGCTCGATGGCGGCGCCTGCGAAGTGGGCATTGAATCGACCATCGTCGACTGCACGCGGGGCGTGCCCGTGCTGCTGCGCCCCGGCGCCATCACGCGTGACGATATCGAGCGTGCCTGCGGCCTGCGACCGCTCTCGAAAGAAGAGCTGACTGCGGATACCCCACGTGCATCGGGCACGCTTTTGGCGCACTACGCGCCCAACGCCAAGGTGCGGCTCATGGATGCCGGACAGCTGCAATCGGCGCTGGACATCCTGGGCAAGGATGGCAGGAATATTGCCATCTATCACCGCAGCCCCCTCAATGTCACAACGACCCAGCTGCTGCTGCGCCGCATGTCCGACGAGCCGCGCGACGTGGCCCGCGAGCTGTTCGGCATGCTGCGCAATTTCGACGACTGGGGTGCCAAGCTGATCTGGATCGAAACCCCTCCCGACACTGCCGACTGGGAAGGCGTGCGCGACCGCCTGCAGCGTGCCGCGGCTGCGGGCTGAGCGGCCTCTTAGCTGATTTCCAAGTAAAGATACAAATTTTTATTCGTTTTCTTTATTAGACGCCTTCTCTAACCTTGCTTGCTTCAACAGCAACTTCAAAGGTTAGAACCATGGGAACCCGTCGCGACGCGCTTGGCAAGCTTCTGTCCATCAGTGCAGCATCCCTGGGCTTGGCGGCTTGCTCGCGCTCCGACAACCAGGCCAGCAGCGAAACCACCCGCACGGCACAAAATGGCAAGGTCGTTCCCTTCAACTACCCCGACAACCCGTCTTTCGACCTGATCTATCTGGCCGACAGACTGGGTTACTTCGACGGGACCTCCACCCGCCCCAACTACGTGGGCAAGATTGCCGCCCCCCAGATCATTCCGCTGGTCGGCACGGGCGACATCCATTTCGGCTCGCGCATGGTGCCGCTGGTGATTTCGGCCATTGCGGCCGGGGCCGACATGAAGGTGATTGCCGCCGGCAGCAAGACGCTGCAGGAGGCGCCGCATATGAAGTACTTCGTGCGCAAGGACTCGGGCATCCGCACGCCCAGGGATCTGGAAGGCAAGA
This DNA window, taken from Comamonas testosteroni TK102, encodes the following:
- a CDS encoding META domain-containing protein, with translation MITAFSNLRALLGTALGVLLLLGVLAGAAADAGSAASEGEAMAAVPAPLLNTYWKLVQLGDGPHVSAYDNQPEPHLVLETGSGRFHGAGGCNRLRGSYSLDGRWLRFSAVGGTRMACVQGMRREQQLLATLAQVSSYAVQGQKLVLSDAEGRVLLRFEAVYLR
- a CDS encoding L-threonylcarbamoyladenylate synthase; its protein translation is MILDGTLKASVQAAALALQQGRLLGLPTETVYGLAADSDNDAAVAQIFAAKGRPANHPLIVHVADAAAITRYAKEVPVFAQQLIDAFWPGPLTLILPRLPHAAKASTGGQDSVGLRCPSHPVAHAVLQACQQLDPPVWGVSAPSANKFGRVSPTTAEHVATEFGEELLVLDGGACEVGIESTIVDCTRGVPVLLRPGAITRDDIERACGLRPLSKEELTADTPRASGTLLAHYAPNAKVRLMDAGQLQSALDILGKDGRNIAIYHRSPLNVTTTQLLLRRMSDEPRDVARELFGMLRNFDDWGAKLIWIETPPDTADWEGVRDRLQRAAAAG
- a CDS encoding ABC transporter ATP-binding protein, coding for MIEVSQLVFEYPGHRALDGVSLSIAAGSVTALVGPNGAGKSTLMRCIAGLEQPLSGQVRVKGLSVEEQPREVHRHLGYLSDFYGLYDRLSVMRCLQYSALSMGVAPDGVEARVQQVAQQLGLTQLLHRHPTELSRGQRQRVAIGQAIVHQPSVLLLDEPASGLDPDARSSLSTLFRQLQAQGMTLIVSSHILSELDEYCTHILSIRDGRIESHEALQSAHGEGLPAVAGQQPQLYALEVAMEPGEGLETRLRQALLSTSVQDFDATGRRPIQLWLPAAAGARAQWLAQLVQAGIPVAALYPVRERLQDRYARTAQSRDTESQEQA
- a CDS encoding ribbon-helix-helix domain-containing protein; translated protein: MCQVFISADPQLWAHRARSIRLHGVATSIRLENLFWQVLEEIAARDGYTVPQLCTKLYDELLAERKAVDNFSSFLRVCCTRYLALQLSGDIPQDMGIPIRSLGNAASPQSASPQLTH
- a CDS encoding 5-(carboxyamino)imidazole ribonucleotide synthase encodes the protein MSARDTQVILPGATLGVLGGGQLGRMFAHAAQAMGYFTAVLDKDETSPAGLVSHQHVRTGYEDAKGLAELAGLCAAVTTEFENVPAGSLNKLAESLPVSPAGSAVAIAQDRAAEKAHFVKCGVPCAPYAVIETNEQLAAVNDALLPGILKTARMGYDGKGQIRVKTRDELIQAWDELKQVACVLEKMLPLAHECSVIVARGRNGDIVNLPVQRNLHRDGILAVTEVYEGNVPAAQAEQAVAAAKSVAIGLDYVGVLCVEFFVLDNGQLVVNEIAPRPHNSGHYSQNAMDVSQFELQVRCMTNLPLVQPRQHSATIMLNLLGDLWFKDGETAKAPAWDQILALPGAHLHLYGKVDAKPARKMGHLNITAASPEKARETALKAAEILGIEAF
- the trxA gene encoding thioredoxin, which encodes MIDVTLENFEAEVVAASMAVPVLVDFWAPWCGPCKTLGPVLEKLEVAYEGRFKLVKIDSDQEQQLASMFGIRSIPTCVLMIGGKPVDGFMGAQPEGKLREFLDKHLPSEGELAAEADADEAQALLESGDTQAALQKLADALAADPANDDARFDYVRLLIATGSFEEAAALLAEPVKRIPQPLRFEALNQWLKALEFAVQGDNADVAKYDAAIAANKRDFDARFGRARALLAHSQWTDAMDEMLEIIMRDKTWNDQAARKLIVGVLELLTPPKPKKQDAVPGKTSGGIELLGKNSAEQDEATALVNSYRRRLSMALN
- the purE gene encoding 5-(carboxyamino)imidazole ribonucleotide mutase, with protein sequence MNPIQVGVVMGSSSDWDTMQHAVAILQQFGIAFEAQVVSAHRMPDDMFRFAEAAADRGLKAIIAGAGGAAHLPGMIAAKTTVPVLGVPVASRHLQGVDSLHSIVQMPKGVPVATFAIGNAGAANAALFAVALLANEDAELRKKLEAFRAEQTEAARNMTLPVNA
- a CDS encoding nuclease-related domain-containing protein — translated: MDQIFSVAFQGLFVYLGLGLAFAVLAAVLRSPRFKGWRGERAVQAAIRRQLNPLIYVDMHNVTLPTADGGSTQIDHLIFSPYGLFVLETKNYQGWIFGTEKQREWTQQIFRKRSRFQNPLRQNYKHVKTLQSLLDIAPEHLHSVIAFVGDCEFKTEMPAHVTRGLGFVGHIQSFTQPVWSPEQMQAQLDKLETLRLQPGRATDRRHVAHVRQLQAASKARKPRLEPVVEAAAQLVKPPAPETVDILLEPVIQVPLAQSAVAASAAVPDTAAEAVEPLLPGRIDDVPVCPQCEWPLRKLLMQRGPLAGQAIWRCTNAAACSFVRGQV
- a CDS encoding DJ-1/PfpI family protein, translated to MAGKKILMICGDYCEDYETMVPFQALLAVGHTVHAVCPDKKAGDQIKTAIHDFEGAQTYSEKPGHNFTLNATFADVKPEQYDALVIPGGRGPEYLRGYESVRAAVRHFFDTNKPVAAVCHGAQLLAGAGVLKGRTCSAYPACRAEVELAGGSYADIPVDQAHTEGNLVSAPAWPAHPAWIAQFLALLGTKISH